The following DNA comes from Notolabrus celidotus isolate fNotCel1 chromosome 12, fNotCel1.pri, whole genome shotgun sequence.
TTGCAATTCACTCCCAATCATGGATGCAATCCACCCACCCCACCCTAAGAGtatgttttatgaaatgtgaCAAGAAAATTTACCATCGTAAggacacttaaagctcctgtgaggaactttctgtttgtgttgactttggtgcccccctatgcactaagtgatcttgcttattttgtcctgtacatgtgtaaattatgttatctcctcctgctttcaactaacagtcaactatttcagtcattaagaatatttactgcagaaaaaggatTTTTTGTGACATGCTGtccatcacctcatctgacacctaccctctcacagtgaTTTCaagctttaaataacaaaacagaaatgatcaataccttttctaacTATCTTGTTTGCTTTCCCAGGTCATAATGAGGCATCACTGTtcttttcagtccatttcatgaccactcaaaaactcctcacaggagctttaagtattttttaacagCAAGAAGTGATACAAAGCCACTGATGCTGAACTGCGTTCAATCTTCAAACATTGAATTATTCAGGAAGAAGAATATATCTACGAATTACTCAAGAGAAAGCAAGTTATAGCACAGGATATCAATGAATATAAAGTTATGtgcctgtaaaaaagaaaatgttgaagctTATGTCCcttacatgtatgtatgtatgtgtgtgcatgtgtatgtgtatgtacatatatgtatatatatgcatatgtatttatgtatgtatgtatgtatgtatgtatgtatgtatgtatgtatgtatgtatgtatgtatgtatgtatttatgaatgtatgtatgtatgtatgtatttatgtatgtatgtatgtatgtatgtatgtatgtatgtatgtctatgtatgtgtgtatatatgtatatatgtatatttattttattctatttgtgttatttatatatgcatttatgtattttcaaatttgtgtattgattatctttatataaccctttttatttctttttcatttctatataatttactttccaaatttgtatgggtggagggtcacaatgtcaaaaaagaaaagaaagaagaaagtgcTGTGTCAAAAAGGTTCGAACCTGTAAGAAATGTATATCATGTATGTATAAcattgacacaataaagtattaaaaaaagagagaaggcaCGTGCTGTTTCtttgtagtcagtgtcatcatttGACCACACGAGGTCGATGCTCTACTAGTGGATGCTTAATGTGTGGCAGCAGGGAGAGAACAAAAAGTCGGAAATGCTTCTGTTTGCTAAATTTGAATCtacaaacaaaagagaaatacaCTTTTTGAGTattcaaaatatttattattcGGGTAAAATAACTGACGGATGAAGAAATgcttcctctgtgtttcctcagtCTCTGTAGTGACTTTTTATCAGCCTGTGAATACATTGATTTGACTTACACAGGTGTCTGCACGCCTTAATGCAGGTTTTGGTCTCACTTGTTTGTGGTCTCGTTTCGTGTGAGTGCTCGGTCAGTTTAGATGCCGTTATATCTTTGACATCGTCCCCACCCAATGTTCCTCTTTGCAAATgatggtttcttcttcttttttaatgattaaggAAGGCTAACTTTCATTTTTGAGACTTCTCTCTCATTGCcacactgcatttttttttctactgatGCATAGCACGGATCTGTGTTCCTAGAAGTGCGTCAGTAATTTCATAATACAGCGtacagaaaaaacaatgacCAAAGTAACAGTGTTACCTAATGAGATGtattaatttttaaaagttgtttctgTCCACTACAAACCTGTTGCACTATGAAATATCCTAACAAGTCACATCTGATACTGCTGCAGTTTTTGTACATTTCATCACTTCGAGGTAAGACAAAACTTTTTACAATtctgaaatatatttcattaGGTGGATAGCATTGTAGATTTTGCTTGGTTATCAGAACACGTGGCTGATTTATGGgttgaaatgtattttctctTTTAGGACTCATTTTAGAGCACAGTGTCCAAACAGCACACAGTGCCTCTTTTAGACTAGATCCATGAGTTTGATGTAAAATCAATTgataacactttacaataatggaacagttttcTTAGCGAAATAATActtaattcatgttgaagtaatgcatgactcatgatgaatatCTGTATGAATTCATTAttaattcctgttgttcacTATCAACTAATGATCCTCtcactatgacttcatgtaatgacaacgtgtttaatacatcattagttaagtTATGGTAGTTAACAGTTAGGCctacttcatacatcagttcatatatgttacaatgttacaatgtcatttagcagacgcttttatccaaagcgacgtacatacgagaacaagaacaacacaagcaaagatctagaccagaggaaacaagatcagtaagagtaacaaagtgcttcaagtccatttgggtgcaggtactgccaagcagtgtaaaggcaatgcacaaaagtaaataaggattttgttgtttttttggtgtttttttttttttttttaataataataaaataaggaacatctacaatgaagcaaccaaaccatttgagaccttccattatcatcatcaacaattaacatcaccacaataatgaccaaagtaccaagtgctgggtcactcaagagctgaacacagattcccggagtagagcaggacagtgcgagtcaactgtagcaggaagacatgatctgccactggggacaaaagtggagaacagtctagctaagtgcatagactgttctccactgttgtctaTATGACCAAATTTGCTGGAAATACAGGTTTTTTTATTAGGATAATTGCATATGAACAGCCTCTCAggctgaatttttaaaaatcatatttttgatGACAAGctgaatggtgtgtgtgtatatatacatatacatatatatacagtatatatacacatgtttgtttatatactgtatataaatatgtgtatagacacacacacaccattcagCTTGTCATCAGAAATATGATGTTTAAAAATTCAGCCTGAGAGGCTGTTCATATGCAATTATCCTAAtaaaaaaccctgttttttggtcatatatgaactgatgtatgaagtaaccttaactaatgatgtattaaacaagGTGTCATTACATGAGGTCATAGTgacaggatcattagttcatggtAAACATCAGGAATTAATcattaattcatacagaaattaatcacgagtcatgcattacttcaacatgaattacGCATTACTTCACGAATAAAACTGTTCtgttattgtaaagtgttactaATCAATTGTTTGCCTGTTACATTCTGTTGACAGCACTTTGCACTCTGACCTAAATCAAATATTCTAAAGTAAAACACAGTGAAACCATTTTGCCATCAAACTTAATATCTCCTGCCTTCCCCCCACCTCATCTTTTGTACAGGTCAGGAGGCAGAAAAAATCAGAGTCTTGTCTGAAGTAATTGGATATGTTGGCCATGATGTCAACCTGCCATGTCACCTCACCACTAAGACAAAAGACAACATTACTCTGGTTGAGTGGAAGCTCGAGAAGCCAGGAGATGAAACGATTACCATTGTTGTTTCTCACGGTAGCGAAAAAACTTTTGCAAACAATACATCTCTGAAAGACAGAGTGAATATTTCAGAACAATCTTTGATCATTCGAGATCTGAAAATGGAGGATGCAGGGTCCTACAGCTGCATCCTTGCAACCTTTCCTAGTGGTAATTTGAAAGGAACCACCAAACTTGTCGTGCGAGGTGGGTACCAAACTCACTTTGGCATTCTTTTTTGACCCTCAGCTTTACAAATTCCTTAATTAATTGTACAAAGAACTTGAAGTTGATTACAACTAATAACACTCAGCGTTAATCACCGTCACATTTCTTCTTCCAGAAAAGATGATGCTATCATCAGGGGTGATCTCTGCCATAGTGATCTCTGTCGTGCTGCTGTTAGTGATCCTGACAGCTGTAGCTTATCTCATCTTTATAAGaaggtaggtgtgtgtgtgtgtgtgtgtgtgtgtgtgtgtgtgtgtgtgtgtgtgtgtgtgtgtgtgtgtgtgtgtgtgtgtgtgtgcacgcgtgtgtgtgttaaggaGTATAagttgtaaagaaaaaaacatcacaaagacTCTTGTGCttaagaataaatataaacacttaAGCACAGATCAAGAATTCAAAGCATGTATTTATCAGTAAGCCCATCTTCTACTCTATTAAACATTTCCCTGTGTGTAGTATAATAcgtataaagaaaataaatcttttAATGACCATGGATCACCctgatctgtttttgcaaaatgTTGCATCATGTGTTTTTCTTGCATGTGTTTATGATTACTTGTCAGTTCTATTTAGAATTTGTACATTGTGGTGTTCATCGTTACTTTCATGATTTTACTCCCTTTACCAAAATGATTTAACTGAAGTACTCATTCCTTAATTTTTCAACATACATTTCTTATCAAGACAGCATTTTTACCCACTGTCTTTGCAGACATGTCTCACAAATATGTAATTCATTAAACAGTTTGAATTTAACTTTATATTCAGCTCTGAAAGAAGAAAGGCTACTTAAGTATAAAAGTCATATTAATTAAAGTCTGAAAAAATGATGCACAgcactttttctctttttcatagACTGGGTTCTTTTGTCAGACACAGCGTCATCATCGGTGAGGACAAAAGCACAATTTCCTCTTTATTCTGTCAAAATATGATAAAGATAGAAATATTGGGTGCTGTTGAGAGACAGTTTGTTTCAGTTCCCTGACTCAAGCCTGTCTCCTCTTCAGATACTGAAGGTCCAGTCAGGGATGTGCTCCGGCCATCTGTTCTTGTCAGAGAGCAGGTAAGCTCAGACACAGTGTGAAAGTATGTCTCTAAGTTTGACTGTACACCTTCTGTGACAAGAAAATAAAACGCACATATTCACAGCAAAGCAACTTAAAAGATTCAACTAAGCTACAACGTCTCCATCTATCTCTCACACCTGTAGGATGTGGTCTATGCTGACGTCAAGTACAAACCATCCAGAGTAGCTGAACCTTCATCGAATGACAAATATGCAGAGGCGGtgcatgatgatgatgtcacatACTCCCAGGTTGTAGTGCCACGTCGATTGCCTGATTGAGATAAAATGTGAGCTGCAGTTGATGTTGAAGATCACTTTTTGTGTACTTGCAGCATTAAGAGCAAAAATAAATGCTGCTTATACTGCTGTATGAGAAATGTAACATTTACCAGATTTTCATACTGTTTAAAAAAGGGAACAAATATGTACTGTACATGCAGAATAATCACAATGATTATAAGGTGTTAAGCACAGAATAACAGGAAACATTTGGTAAAAATCCTAAGCTAAAAAACTTCCCCCAAAGTTGTGTTTGCGTTGGGACTATGAACATTAGCAGACCACATGAACAAGTCAGATGATGATTTTGTGACCAGACTGAAGCTTGTGGTTGAGGAGTAAGGCAGAAGCATATCTCAAAATAACATCACCATAATTCCGTTCACGCAATAAGACCTCTTTTATGAGTCACTTTATCTTATAGGAAGATAAATAGTCTTTACAGCCAAGCTAAAAGCTCTGTAACGTCAGACTTCATCATGTTAGCAGGCAAATATTTTTAGAATTAGTTCTAAATACCTGAACAACTGAAGCCAATGTGAATGTCTTTAGTTCTTTTGTTCAGCAGGtattttgacaaaagaaatgtagagaattatttttttatttggaatggATGATGGCAAAAGATGGGCACCATTCATTTCTGTATCTTAGTCGTGATAATTTATGGACAAGTTGTTGAGATTCTTGACAAAGCGCTGACATGTGGGAGGCTCTACAGTAAAAGTCTGAGGGCTCAGATGATTGAATGGCCTTACAGTGTATCCTCTGGGGGCATTTATCATCTTACTGATAAGTCAGTAATAAACAACAATTCATAACCTCCAACATGTCATCAAGGGGAAAAAAGTATTTTGAGCTTGCCACACTGTGCTGTAGCCGAGAGGTCCCATTCAGACAGGAACTGTGAAAACATTATTACCATGAGAGATTTCAACCAGGTTTTTGTTCCCCTTTTACAATCTGATAACCGTCAAAGCTGCAAGACTGAAAGGGGAACAAACTTTGCATGACACACTCATGTTACGTGTCAAAAAAGGCACGAGCTGAACATGTCCAGTGGAGGTAAAGGGTTTATCAGTCTGAGGGAGAGTTGGTGTGGTTGTGTGGTTGTACTGTGTCACTTAATTGCCTCTTTCCTGATCCTGCTTTATTCCTCAGACTTATGTTATAATGCAATAACTTCAAATAAAAGATACAGAACACATATTTTGATACAGTAGTGTTTTCTTGTATTTCAATGCACTTACACTGGGTATGTTTGTGGTAGTGTTTCACCTCACTCTGTACACTCTTTTTGTCCTTTATACAGGACTAGCTTGGTGTTGGTACTCTTGTAAGCAGATGTCACACTTTCAGCATGTCAACTGTAACAATGTGACAAAATATGGTTTGCAGAGTTTCTGTTATGATTCACATCATCACTGGAAACTGCTATCAGTCACTATCTATTATCTCGAGGTTCACAGCAGCGTTCACTGTGCGAGTCAGTGAGTGTGAACTTGTGGTTGCTAACTTTGAGTCTTCTGAATGTATTACCAGGTGTTGTGTAAAGATGCAAACACATGCAGCTTGCTGGGTTGTGCAGTTTCAGTAAGTCTTTATCTTAGAGCTTTGATTTCAGAACATTTATTTGAACAATGTATTTTAGATGTTACAGTTCTGTTGCTTTTATGAACTCATCATTGTGAGCTGTTTTTAGAGTCATCtttacattttcctccagaatagATCTTTTAGTTGTGATTAATGCACAGTGAAGTCCTACATTTTTACAGACCTGGGTAATCCGTGGTTTtatcattttctctttgtgctGCAGCGTTCTGACATGACAGGAAGTTGAAAAGAAAGATAAGAAAAATGGTGTTAGAAGATCATGAAAGTCTTTCCAGATCATATTTCTCAGACTGAGAGGAAACTCccagcaggtttttttttttttactcaaaagaTGGAGACACATGTCTGAGCTGcacaaaaatcatcaatgatCAGCTGTCTTTCAGTCGCTGTGAAAAAGGCTGGGCTTCAATACTAAGCACTTTGAATGGTACTGTGCCAATACAGTATCATTTTCTTATGTAATGATCCTAAAACTTGCAAAGTGTAGTTTCTTTACTTTTATTCACCATCACTGGAGAGCTTATCTTaacataaccatcatccaaccACATGAGGCTGCTGTGTTGCAGGGGGGTGATGAAGCAAATGACACAAAAGGAGGCCAGGGTATTGTAGTTTGATTAAAACCCAGCAGGACCCATTGTTCCTGTACCGTTGGATCCCTGTTAATGTACACAATGTTAACTTACTGCCTCTGCTTCAATGGTTTATTTAACTACCAGGTAAGAAAATAGGTTTTGGGGAGGTGGggagatttataaaaaaaaaaaaaaaaaaagctgacaaTACAGTGAAAAAAGTTCTAGGATCTTAGGATCTTTTAATTTACTTACCTTATTGTCTACCACAAATGTGCCACCACAAAATCTCAAACATTTACTGGATATCTGCCTTGTTAGAagcagtttgtcttttttttacttagtTTTCAAGTTGTTGGGACAGCACACAGTATCCTGTGTATCAGAGGGAAAATGacaaaggaacaaaaatagataattcttatttttgaggtgcaaaaatatttaaactgactatttttttatgtttgatttgGTGAGCTGTTTCATTGATGTTTTATTGCATTAAAGtgatcaacattttttattacagACACTATCCATTCTGCCAGTAGGTGTGAAGATTTTCTATCTTTAAACTTAGAGGCTCAAGTTTATGTTATGTTGGgtggtttgatttgttttatttaggaGGTATGTGCATCCAGTTTACAATCAGTTCAGTACCTTTGAGATATTTTAGTGTTCTCGTGCTTGTGGTTAAGTCATGCTATGAAGCAGATACACTAAGCTGATGCAGAGATTATAGTGCTTTAAGTTGTCTGCTTTCAAAAGGAACTTGGTGTTTGTGGCTTTTGTTGGTGGAAAAAGAGCTACATTTTTAGAGACCTTATTAAGTCTGTAGTTCTTGGTTTTGATATGTACCAAAGAGTTTTTGTAATTCCTCTTGAATCATTTTTCTGATAACACTTGGATGATTTTCACATTGTTGTTTTGGTACTTTTCCTTTACATTCTCCTTTACTTTTTTCCATAATTGCACTAGAACACCTGCTTCACGCCTATAAAGATTCCGAAGAAGTGCTTTAGAAGGTAATTTATCAATAACATAGAAAAGTGTTTATGAGTCCTCCTGCTGCCCAAATAACGCCTACCTTACTTCCTGCTTTTACCATGAAGACTGTAACACTCTGCACTCTGATTTGTAGGAACTTTCTTGGTCCCATTattgaaaaacatattttccctCAACGGGACATGTATACCGTTGTCATCCCCCAGCTGAGCAACCCTAACAATTTGAAACCGCCTAcaatactagcagtacgtactgatttggccaaaattcagtatgtagtaagtagtatgtgaacaagagcaaaatctgcagtaagccaaaactccctggatgtctactgattcgggaaaatttcacagtgtgcatcggaccagtctgccttgcgtactgttacacacaatgcacagtgcttgtttcgcttttcttttctcttattttttgacgggggaaACTCAGTTTGTAtgagctgtgaaaattattaaattccatataaaccacttcctaacgtttaaatcataaattgatgctaaagaaacagtttctctatcagcttggtcgttgtttacttccgcattccgaaaccggaaattcagtgacgtctggcccagcgtactgcaacacagatcgaacagaacagtcatactacatactaaattcaaatgcggTATGCAGTAAGctatacctactgcctactatattagtaggtagtatgtagcaggccatttcgaaaacagccacagcTTCTCCAAGGTGATTTGAATTGGCTCCTGTGGTGTCGTAACGATTTGCATAGGCATGTATGCAAAAACCACTCCAACTGCTCAAGCCATTCAGCTTCCTCTTACACAATTTTGGTTTTGCTTCGGTGTGTAagagtcaagatgtcaaagATTATTCAGACATGCCAACTGCTCTGTTGTTATAAAACTAACGTCGACAATCTGCCCTTTGGATGGAAGAAAACTGGTTTGTTTTGTATTCTTCACTACCTGGCGGCTACAGGTGTTgctgatctgtttgtttgtgccaaTCGCTTTATCCCAGAGTGCTTCAACAATGAGGGCATGGCCACATGAAGTTACACACAAAAGGCAAGAAAGCAGAAGTAACACTCAAATTTTAACATACCACTCAGAGACATGCTGTTGTAACCATACCTCCAACACTTAAACAGTTGGCTCCTTCTGCTTGGGGTCAATATCTGGCTCATAGTGCAGTGTAGTGGCATAGGTTCTTCTGGCGTGCTCGCCATGTTTGATTTGGTggtttccacctctgcatctaTCTGCACCAACCTGCACTCTCCCACCTAACACAACATAGAGGCAGCCAATTAGCGCAGCCCCTCATTATCATAGTATCCCCACCCACTCATATCACTGCAGGGATAATAAGGTTAGAAACTGAAAGGCTGCAGATCCATCACAGGTTGACGTAGTGATGTTTTTTGATACTGAATTCAAACCTTCCTttaagggatatttcagtttttttgaagtggggtcgtgtgagttacattacactggtgctcctgcaagccacaatgagtgctggtgagctcttcccctttaatgagaatattcccagaggaccggcaggtaagctaggctattttctctgtggACGGGACCGCCTATTTCgcgtaatttcgctaaagttgagaaaatacgGTCCAGGCACTcgtcacggtgcaaatgcatgcaccagtagaaaaaattggagctattcagtttgccgtcagaaaccccctttgttttggcactattttcggacacatctcgcagaccggtgttcttccactgcatgaccacggatacacgccgatcagctgtttggatctgcctgcacttttaggaacaaaaactacaaactgcaaaaatgagtgattctgacagcgacgatgacattccgtttactgtggacacaagaggaaacctctatgaaccagagtttagacaggaagaactccagaagcagacccaacgtaccgaagaagagaggggagaaagttagAAAGGttctctgggaattttctcattaaaggggaagagctcaccggcactcattgtggcttgtAGGAccaatagtgtaatgtaactcatacgaccccacttaaaaaaaactgagataTCCCTTTAAAAGACAACTAGGACATATTGTAAACagctcaaagtactttttatgaGACCTTTAGGTACTTCTTCCACCTCTGGCATCATTGTATACTAGGAAATGGTAGAActcagacattaaaataataaagtcaaCAAGCCTTCCTgtcaaaaagcaaaaaaacatgtaacTGTAGGactgtttgaatatttttttattccaaaaGAAATCTGTGTCTATAGGTTTGAACAACAGGGCAGTCTCTCTGAAGAACATCATTGCACCTTCCTCCCAGCACCTTACCGTCCCCCACCCTTCACCCACAGTTACACGATAGAACCTTTTGCTCTTCAATaggaataataacaacaatttaATCATAATATTCATCATCAGTTTTAATAATCCATTTAGCACTAGTATAGAAATATGAAAAATTACCaaagaaaagaacataaaagtaaacaaaaaaggtTTTGTTTTGCGGAGTGACTGTTCAGACACCCCATCTGATTTGTTTTGTGACCCTCCCTTCCCTTTCATAATCACTCAGgcgatattttggcttcacttagcCTTCACACAAAAATGCTTTGCAGCTAATAAATGCTTTCAGCTGATGGTTTAAAGCTGTCGATAACCACCTTTTGGCTCTGTGGTGTTGTCACATACAAAGTTTTGTATATCTTTACatataacaaacaaaagaagacgTTGAAAAAGACTGAAGACAAACTTGAAAACAACTAAACAACCAGTTGGTCTACAGCCTTTGGATGACAAGGGATGaggaaattaaaatgtgtttaggAGCATGAGTTTGCACAGCGATAACACTTAGAAAGACGGTGACTCCTGTTGCTCTGTCAGCAAGTTGAAcacaaaaggagaagaaaacagatgGAAAGAGCTGCATTGAGGCTAGGCCTTCTTCTGCTGTCAGTCATTCAAAGAAACAGCATAGTGTGTGCaaacaatataaatacattatCATTTGCACAATGAAATGAGCAAATCTGtttcacagcaaaaaaaaaacaaccatgaATTTCATACATTTATGCAATGTTGCTTTGACAAGACTATTTTTCAAGTGGATCTGAAGGGCTACACTGGTGGTTCAGCATGTTCCTCTATATACTTCATTTTACTGCAGAATATGAATAAATGGGAAGCCAGTGAGAGATCAAGTCCTTGCTGTGTCATTAATTCCTCAGAATATTTGGGAGGACACTCAGTGATTTCAAGAGGTTATCAGTGACAAGGATTTTGGTGTTTAATGAGGAAACAAACACTCGAAACCAGCTGCAAAGTGAGGACTttgctaaataaaaaaaagttagtgTGGTTGCGATCAGGAAGTGGGAAACGATGACTTTCAAGATTCGATTGAATAAtccaaaaaacattaaatgcattCAAACTCCggttaaaaaaataagcagagaaacagagaaaaggatAGCTTGCATTGACAATGTTGAATAATTTAATCTTCAATCTTAAATGTCAGCGTTTTTCTTAATCACCCTTCAAGTTAAAGAAGAAGTACACTTACTATCCCTAAGGGTGTTAAATAACTACTCCTCATCCTGTGAGTACTGAGTCACTCTATTTTGGGAAGTGATTAGGTAACTGATTCAATCAACACTGAGACACTGATGAGTCAGTGACCTGCAGTGCAGATAATGCTAATACAGCAGTTGATTATGATgtcaagtaaaaataaaatacagtgagGGGCTGACGGGCTATTGAGGGAAGTATCAGGAAATACACTGTTTAGATTGTTTGACACAGATACTACATAATCTGACAGGGAAACT
Coding sequences within:
- the LOC117822978 gene encoding uncharacterized protein LOC117822978 isoform X1, which codes for MKYPNKSHLILLQFLYISSLRGQEAEKIRVLSEVIGYVGHDVNLPCHLTTKTKDNITLVEWKLEKPGDETITIVVSHGSEKTFANNTSLKDRVNISEQSLIIRDLKMEDAGSYSCILATFPSGNLKGTTKLVVREKMMLSSGVISAIVISVVLLLVILTAVAYLIFIRRLGSFVRHSVIIDTEGPVRDVLRPSVLVREQDVVYADVKYKPSRVAEPSSNDKYAEAVHDDDVTYSQVVVPRRLPD
- the LOC117822978 gene encoding uncharacterized protein LOC117822978 isoform X2 codes for the protein MKYPNKSHLILLQFLYISSLREKMMLSSGVISAIVISVVLLLVILTAVAYLIFIRRLGSFVRHSVIIDTEGPVRDVLRPSVLVREQDVVYADVKYKPSRVAEPSSNDKYAEAVHDDDVTYSQVVVPRRLPD